In Metopolophium dirhodum isolate CAU chromosome 7, ASM1992520v1, whole genome shotgun sequence, one genomic interval encodes:
- the LOC132948086 gene encoding ribosomal oxygenase 1, producing MSAFEYYAKKSITEDNVNRKRKNKKKLKKTPVKITKTESGDENPKKTKIHVLNNIYNLNLKDSSKTGQKLLEWLIHPNSIDDFMRDHWEKTILHVPRNSSNYFSQLFSLTELDTILRENNLQYGTNVDITSYTDNVRETHNPVGRAHPHVVWDYYNNGCSVRLLNPQLFAPEIYKFMTNLQEYFGSLVGCNVYLTPPFSQGFAPHYDDIEAFVVQVDGEKHWRVYKPRSEFETLPRTSSRNFHQNEIGEPILDVILRPGDFLYMPRGYIHQADTLFTETHSLHLTFSSYQQNSMYDFLQVVVNNSLNNAVKNDISYRSGLPVGYQHFGGLCESEKSLPRTVQRQQFENQINQLIRNLKNHLDLDHAIDMFSLKNYYTNSLPPSICNVEMLRTVANGTRMLPDGKTTGEEVNLEIAEVKLIRKNCFRLVEESMLDEETDQMTNELRLYYNLDNSKQLHGNDCQFVVIPDEMGLFVKKLFNMYPSFIKVSDLCDDNEQVMQLVNDLWERGLLITSKNITTMSN from the exons ATGTCTGCATTTGAGTACTACGCCAAGAAGAGCATTACTGAGGACAATGTGAACCGTAAACGTAAAAAcaagaagaaattaaaaaaaactccaGTTAAAATTACTAAGACCGAAAGTGGTGATGAGAATCCAAAAAAAACCAAGATCcatgttttgaataatatttataaccttAACTTAAAAGATTCTTCCAAAACTGGGCAAAAATTGTTGGAATGGCTAATACATCCTAACAGTATTGACGATTTTATGAG GGATCATTGGGAAAAAACCATCCTGCATGTGCCAAGAAACAGTTCTAATTACTTTTCACAATTGTTCTCTCTTACTGAACTTGATACCATTCTTCGTGAAAATAACCTTCAATATGGGACAAATGTAGATATTACATCTTATACAGACAATGTACGTGAAACACATAATCCAGTTGGCCGAGCTCATCCTCATGTTGTTTGGGATTATTACAACAACGGATGTAGTGTCCGGTTACTGAACCCTCAGCTATTCGCTCcagaaatttataaattcatgaCTAATCTACAAGAATATTTTGGCTCATTAGTCGGTTGTAATGTTTACCTTACACCACCATTTTCTCAAGGTTTTGCTCCTCACTATGATGATATTGAAGCATTTGTTGTGCAAGTAGATGGTGAAAAACATTGGAGGGTTTATAAACCAAG gagtgAGTTTGAAACCCTGCCAAGGACTTCAAGCCGAAActttcatcaaaatgaaatagGAGAACCAATTCTTGATGTAATATTAAGACCTGGAGATTTTTTGTACATGCCTAGAGGATACATTCATCAAGCTGATACTTTATTTACAGAAACACATTctttacatttaacattttcatcataTCAACAAAATTCTATGTATGATTTTCTTCAAGTG gtagttaataattcTTTAAACAATGCTGTGAAGAATGATATATCCTATAGATCTGGATTGCCTGTTGGATACCAACATTTTGGAGGATTATGTGAATCAGAAAAATCACTTCCCCGTACTGTTCAAagacaacaatttgaaaatcaaatcaaCCAACTTATAAGAAACTTAAAAAATCACTTAGACCTTGATCATGCTATTGACATGTtttcattgaaaaattattacacaAATTCATTGCCACCGTCAATATGCAATg ttgAAATGCTACGGACAGTTGCTAATGGTACAAGGATGTTACCTGATGGAAAAACCACAGGAGAAGAGGTAAACCTTGAAATTGCTGAAGTTAAACTTATTCGTAAAAATTGCTTTAG ACTGGTTGAAGAAAGCATGTTGGATGAAGAAACTGATCAAATGACAAACGAGttgagattatattataaccttgATAATTCTAAACAATTACATGGTAACGATTGTCAATTTGTTGTCATACCAGATGAAATGGGATTATTTGTAAAGAAACTGTTTAATATGTATCCATCTTTTATAAAAGTATCTGACTTATGCGATGACAACGAAcag GTTATGCAGCTTGTGAATGATTTATGGGAACGAGGATTGTTAAttacttcaaaaaatattacgacAATGTCTAATTAG
- the LOC132948087 gene encoding multiple coagulation factor deficiency protein 2 homolog, whose protein sequence is MRGAVLAELLLLGIAVGFQRGPHHPRAAVSGEPRIESHHREHQHPKPMGDTKFTQDKPILHDKRHIEEDLGLPDIDDSNLTDEELEFRYFIAHDYDKNTMLDGLELMSAFAHNMENYGDTETKISNLENYTDLVDQILYDDDTNYDGFLSYTEYVIAKNKHLQNA, encoded by the exons atgagAGGAGCGGTGCTGGCCGAACTGTTGCTGCTGGGCATCGCCGTCGGGTTCCAACGGGGTCCGCACCATCCGAGGGCCGCCGTGTCTGGCGAACCGAGAATCGAAAGCCACCACCGCGAGCACCAACACCCCAAGCCCATGGGCGACACGAAGTTCACTCAAGACAAACCGATACTGCACGACAAGAG acaCATTGAAGAGGATCTTGGACTTCCAGACATAGACGATAGTAATTTAACAGATGAAGAATTAGAATTTAGATATTTCAT tGCTCATGACTATGATAAAAACACAATGCTTGATGGATTAGAACTAATGTCTGCATTTGCTCATAACATGGAAAATTATGGGGATACggaaacaaaaatatcaaatttagaaaattatacag atttagttGATCAAATACTGTATGATGATGATACAAACTATGATGGATTTCTCAGCTACACTGAATATGTGATTGCCAAGAACAAGCATTtacaaaatgcataa
- the LOC132948089 gene encoding uncharacterized protein LOC132948089 isoform X1 — translation MFCYIVKYLQILLNHVPAIHFRQNVVKMMTLALSLVTPSDRGGLRTSVFFWLALLGVCQCLSGTPTTASTARHWSLAELSVTSSELPKQIPAPPYPVQQRIQSTPHYDQQLKLPSGNGVGSRHHYYPWTRPTVSII, via the exons atgttttgttatattGTGAAGTATCTGCAG ATTTTATTGAACCATGTACCAGCTATACATTTTCGACAA AATGTCGTTAAAATGATGACGTTGGCTTTATCGTTGGTTACTCCTTCAGACCGCGGTGGACTACGCACGTCCGTGTTCTTTTGGTTGGCGCTGTTGGGCGTGTGCCAATGTCTGTCCGGGACACCGACCACGGCATCGACCGCCCGCCATTGGAGTTTGGCCGAATTGTCGGTGACGTCTAGTGAGCTGCCTAAACAGATACCGGCGCCGCCTTACCCGGTACAGCAGAGGATCCAATCGACTCCGCACTATGACCAACAGCTCAAATTGCCATCGGGAAACGGTGTAGGTTCGCGGCACCACTACTATCCGTGGACCCGACCGACGGTGTCGATTATTTGA
- the LOC132948091 gene encoding mediator of RNA polymerase II transcription subunit 9: MENTITVNDVDTDFLPLIHDIIKSGERENHEPQKSAQEISQKIQDLQKKIDQARSDIRKLPGVQYNSEQQLKAMDDLRQSLQMKRQLLLKYRHMYSFDVPKY; this comes from the exons atggaAAACACTATTACCGTGAACGATGTGGATACAgattttttaccattaattcacgatattataaaaag CGGTGAAAGAGAAAATCACGAACCTCAGAAATCAGCCCAAgaaatatcacaaaaaatacAAGATTTACAAAAAAAGATTGATCAAGCGCGAAGTGAT ATTCGAAAATTACCTGGAGTCCAATACAACAGTGAGCAGCAGTTAAAAGCTATGGATGATCTCCGTCAATCTTTACAAATGAAAAgacaactattattaaaatatagacataTGTATTCATTTGATGTACCAAAGTATTAA
- the LOC132948089 gene encoding uncharacterized protein LOC132948089 isoform X2: MFCYIVKYLQNVVKMMTLALSLVTPSDRGGLRTSVFFWLALLGVCQCLSGTPTTASTARHWSLAELSVTSSELPKQIPAPPYPVQQRIQSTPHYDQQLKLPSGNGVGSRHHYYPWTRPTVSII; this comes from the exons atgttttgttatattGTGAAGTATCTGCAG AATGTCGTTAAAATGATGACGTTGGCTTTATCGTTGGTTACTCCTTCAGACCGCGGTGGACTACGCACGTCCGTGTTCTTTTGGTTGGCGCTGTTGGGCGTGTGCCAATGTCTGTCCGGGACACCGACCACGGCATCGACCGCCCGCCATTGGAGTTTGGCCGAATTGTCGGTGACGTCTAGTGAGCTGCCTAAACAGATACCGGCGCCGCCTTACCCGGTACAGCAGAGGATCCAATCGACTCCGCACTATGACCAACAGCTCAAATTGCCATCGGGAAACGGTGTAGGTTCGCGGCACCACTACTATCCGTGGACCCGACCGACGGTGTCGATTATTTGA
- the LOC132948088 gene encoding UPF0235 protein C15orf40 homolog — protein sequence MRFFNATLFPTKIIKIMPKKNTKQVQGKLETVQTGPITVDKSGDVVIKINAKPGAKNNNITDISSDGIGVQINAPPTDGEANAELIKYLSKVLGLRKSDLSLDRGSRSRNKILIVHNTSLGIEGITEKINEEINDK from the exons ATGAGATTTTTTAATGCTACTTTATttcctacaaaaataataaaaattatgcctaaaaaaaacacaaaacagGTTCAAGGAAAACTAGAGACTGTTCAGACTGGACCTATAACAGTAGACAAATCGGGTgatgttgttattaaaataaacgccAAACCTGgtgctaaaaataataacataacag atataaGTTCTGATGGCATTGGTGTTCAGATAAATGCACCTCCGACTGATGGTGAAGCTAATgcagaattaataaaatatctttcgAAGGTATTGGGTTTGAGAAAAAGCGATTTAAGTTTAGATCGa GGTTCAAGATcgagaaataaaattttaattgtgcACAATACTTCATTAGGCATAGAAGGGATCACTGAAAAAATTAACGAAGAAAttaacgataaataa